A single genomic interval of Microbulbifer variabilis harbors:
- a CDS encoding Fic/DOC family protein gives MDAYAQYDISEYDPYLLHNSECLKNLLGFTDTSSLNEAERVITQRTLADLIASPVTPTFDLVHLCEIHRRLFRHVYPFAGKTRKVEISKGNKLFLPYSLIEKESSKCFQQLASEGYLQGLDPRAFGQRAGFYLGWINKIHAFREGNGRSQRVFVDQLASQNGYFVEWSAISGQAMADASRAARSVDPEAKELSRLIGLNVVRKVW, from the coding sequence ATGGATGCCTACGCCCAGTATGATATTTCTGAGTACGACCCGTACTTGTTGCACAATTCAGAATGCCTAAAGAACTTGTTAGGATTTACTGATACGTCATCTCTTAACGAAGCGGAAAGGGTGATCACTCAGCGCACATTGGCAGATCTGATAGCCTCTCCCGTGACTCCCACCTTTGATCTTGTACATCTATGTGAAATCCATCGACGCTTATTTCGACATGTGTACCCATTCGCGGGGAAAACAAGAAAAGTAGAGATTAGTAAAGGTAATAAGCTTTTTCTCCCTTATAGCTTGATTGAGAAAGAGAGCAGCAAGTGCTTCCAACAGCTGGCCTCTGAAGGATATCTGCAGGGCCTCGATCCAAGAGCATTTGGCCAGAGAGCGGGTTTCTATTTAGGTTGGATCAACAAGATCCATGCTTTTCGTGAGGGCAATGGGCGTTCGCAGCGGGTATTTGTAGATCAGTTGGCCAGTCAGAACGGTTACTTTGTGGAGTGGTCCGCGATAAGTGGGCAAGCCATGGCTGATGCTAGTCGAGCGGCAAGGTCGGTAGACCCCGAAGCTAAAGAGCTTTCTAGGCTGATCGGGCTGAATGTTGTTAGGAAAGTTTGGTAG
- a CDS encoding DUF2147 domain-containing protein: MIRNLLLATFGLLFALQANAADVVGKWRTIDDESGKPRSIVEIYEKDGKYFGKIVQLLLKPNDTICENCPGDLKGKPLVGMDVITNMVQKGKKYEGGEIMDPVKGKVYDCKFWLENDNTLKVRGYLGFLYRTQTWHRVEE, encoded by the coding sequence ATGATCAGAAACCTGCTCCTGGCCACATTCGGCCTGTTGTTCGCCCTGCAGGCCAATGCCGCAGATGTTGTAGGCAAGTGGCGCACTATTGATGACGAATCCGGCAAGCCCAGATCCATCGTGGAAATTTATGAAAAGGACGGTAAGTACTTCGGCAAGATCGTCCAGCTATTGCTGAAGCCCAATGACACCATTTGTGAAAACTGCCCAGGTGACCTAAAGGGCAAGCCTCTTGTAGGAATGGACGTGATCACCAATATGGTGCAGAAAGGCAAGAAATACGAAGGCGGGGAAATTATGGACCCGGTGAAAGGCAAGGTGTACGACTGCAAGTTCTGGTTGGAAAACGACAACACCCTGAAAGTGCGTGGGTACCTCGGTTTTCTCTACCGCACCCAGACCTGGCACAGAGTCGAAGAGTAA
- the parC gene encoding DNA topoisomerase IV subunit A — MTDTSVYEATERLPLKEYTEKAYLDYSMYVILDRALPNIGDGLKPVQRRIVYAMSELGLKNTAKYKKSARTVGDVIGKYHPHGDSAVYEAMVLMAQPFSYRYPLIDGQGNWGSPDDPKSFAAMRYTESRMGKYSEVLLSELGQGTVDWQPNFDGTMDEPCVLPARVPNILLNGTTGIAVGMATDIPPHNLREVVNATVALLENPKATVEELCEHILGPDMPTEAEIITPREDIRKIYTSGRGSIKMRALWGKEDGDIVITALPHQVSGAKVLEQIAQQMQAKKLPMVSDLRDESDHENPTRLVIVPKSNRVEMESVMNHLFATTDLERNYRVNMNMIGIDGRPQVKSLDKILREWLTFRATTTRRRLQFRLDKVEKRLHLLAGLLVAFLNIDEVIEIIRTSDEPKQELMDRFELTDIQADYILDTKLRQLARLEEMKIRGEQAELEKERDTLTKTLDSERRLKTLIKKELLAAAKEFGDERRSPIVAREEAKAFSESELLSSDPITVVVSEKGWIRAAKGHEIDAAALSYKAGDNLGFAAHGKSNQPALLLDSTGRSYSIASHTLPSARGQGEPLSGRINPPSGATFEGLLMGSDDQRVLLASDAGYGFIAKLADLQSRNKSGKAMLTLPKGAQVLPPQLLDSPEEALLAAVTSEGRMLVFPVTELPELSKGKGNKIINITAARAASREEVVVGIAVLEGKNQLVVHAGKRHTKIKISEMEHYRGERGRRGNKLPRGFQKVDSIEVLEK, encoded by the coding sequence ATGACCGACACCTCTGTCTATGAGGCCACAGAGCGCCTGCCGTTAAAGGAGTACACCGAGAAGGCGTACTTGGATTACTCCATGTATGTGATCCTGGATCGCGCCCTGCCGAATATCGGTGACGGCCTGAAGCCTGTACAGCGGCGAATTGTCTACGCCATGAGCGAGCTGGGCCTGAAGAATACTGCCAAGTATAAGAAGTCTGCGCGCACGGTTGGCGATGTGATCGGTAAGTACCATCCCCATGGCGATAGTGCCGTGTATGAAGCGATGGTGTTAATGGCACAGCCGTTCAGCTACCGTTACCCGTTGATTGATGGCCAGGGCAACTGGGGCTCGCCGGATGATCCCAAGTCCTTCGCGGCTATGCGTTACACCGAGTCGCGCATGGGCAAATATTCTGAAGTGCTGCTGTCGGAACTGGGCCAGGGCACAGTGGATTGGCAGCCAAACTTTGATGGCACCATGGATGAGCCCTGTGTGCTGCCAGCGCGGGTGCCGAATATCCTGTTAAACGGTACCACCGGTATTGCCGTGGGTATGGCCACCGATATTCCGCCGCACAATTTGCGCGAAGTGGTTAACGCAACGGTGGCACTGCTGGAAAACCCCAAGGCCACAGTGGAAGAACTGTGTGAGCATATTCTCGGTCCGGATATGCCCACCGAGGCGGAGATTATTACCCCGCGCGAAGACATTCGTAAGATTTACACCAGTGGTCGCGGCTCTATCAAAATGCGCGCCCTGTGGGGTAAGGAAGACGGCGATATTGTGATTACCGCGCTTCCCCACCAGGTGAGTGGCGCCAAGGTGCTGGAGCAGATCGCCCAGCAGATGCAGGCGAAGAAGCTGCCGATGGTGAGCGACCTGCGCGATGAGTCGGATCACGAAAATCCCACCCGCCTGGTGATTGTGCCTAAGTCCAACCGGGTGGAGATGGAGTCGGTGATGAATCACCTGTTCGCTACCACCGACCTGGAGCGCAACTACCGGGTCAATATGAATATGATCGGTATCGATGGCCGCCCGCAGGTGAAGTCCCTCGATAAGATCCTGCGCGAGTGGCTAACCTTCCGCGCCACTACCACGCGCCGCCGCTTGCAGTTCCGCCTTGATAAAGTAGAGAAGCGCCTGCACCTGTTGGCCGGCTTGTTGGTAGCCTTCCTCAATATCGATGAAGTAATCGAGATTATCCGTACCAGCGACGAGCCCAAGCAGGAGCTGATGGACCGCTTCGAGCTGACGGATATACAGGCGGATTACATCCTCGATACCAAGCTGCGCCAGTTGGCGCGCCTGGAAGAGATGAAAATTCGCGGTGAGCAGGCGGAGCTTGAGAAAGAGCGCGATACCCTGACCAAGACTCTGGACAGTGAGCGCCGCCTTAAAACCTTGATCAAGAAAGAATTACTGGCTGCAGCTAAGGAGTTCGGCGATGAACGCCGTTCGCCCATCGTGGCCCGTGAGGAAGCCAAGGCATTTAGCGAATCGGAGCTGCTATCTTCCGACCCCATCACCGTGGTGGTTTCTGAGAAAGGCTGGATTCGTGCCGCTAAAGGTCATGAGATCGATGCGGCGGCACTGAGTTATAAGGCCGGTGACAATCTCGGTTTTGCCGCGCACGGCAAGAGTAACCAGCCGGCGCTGTTGCTCGACAGCACCGGGCGCAGTTATTCCATCGCCTCCCATACCTTGCCATCAGCGCGGGGCCAGGGCGAGCCATTGAGTGGCCGTATCAACCCGCCTTCCGGTGCCACATTTGAGGGGCTGCTCATGGGGTCGGACGACCAGCGGGTTCTGTTGGCCTCCGATGCGGGCTATGGTTTTATCGCCAAGCTCGCCGACCTGCAGTCGCGCAACAAGTCGGGCAAGGCCATGCTGACCCTGCCTAAAGGTGCCCAGGTTTTGCCGCCGCAGTTGTTAGACAGTCCCGAAGAGGCATTGTTGGCGGCGGTAACCTCGGAGGGACGCATGTTGGTGTTCCCCGTTACAGAGCTGCCGGAATTATCGAAAGGCAAGGGCAATAAGATTATCAATATCACTGCCGCGCGCGCTGCTAGCCGCGAGGAAGTGGTGGTGGGAATCGCCGTGTTGGAGGGTAAAAACCAGCTGGTCGTGCATGCCGGTAAGCGCCATACCAAGATCAAAATCTCGGAAATGGAGCACTACCGCGGTGAGCGTGGCCGACGGGGCAACAAGCTGCCACGGGGCTTTCAGAAGGTCGATAGCATCGAGGTGCTGGAAAAATAA
- a CDS encoding protein adenylyltransferase SelO has translation MKLSEVTLSHRYADMGDAFGRRINPTPFKHPQLIDINPAVLQLLGINAAEASNPDWAQLGCGAKLFHGSRPFAMKYTGHQFGVYNPDLGDGRALLLGEVEHQGKSWELHLKGAGQTPYSRFGDGRAVLRSTIREYLAGEALSGLGIRSTRALSIVGSDEPVTREQIEKGAMLIRVAESHVRFGHFEYLFYTKQLQAQQQLIGEICRRFLPDSQELSIGEQAEAMLRFTTRRSAELVAGWQAVGFAHGVLNTDNMSIIGDTFDYGPYAFLDDYDPTFICNHSDHTGRYAFEQQPGVVLWNLNALAHSLSGFVSVEALRDCLEQFQPQVTDAFAARMRAKLGLTTEEEGDQALCADLLQLLQQGEADYTLFFRALSRYRGERPAQGLQECLAEAQHSALEQWLGHYDRRLAREHSDSCARNRAMLATNPKYLLRNYLAQKVIETAETGDYQPLHTLRQLLQSPFDEHSQHEVWASAPPESGKRIPLSCSS, from the coding sequence ATGAAACTCAGCGAAGTTACCCTCAGCCACCGCTACGCCGATATGGGCGATGCCTTTGGCCGCCGCATCAACCCCACTCCCTTCAAGCATCCACAGCTTATCGATATCAATCCCGCTGTGCTGCAGCTGCTGGGTATCAATGCCGCTGAGGCGAGCAATCCCGACTGGGCCCAACTGGGGTGTGGTGCCAAATTGTTTCACGGCAGCCGACCCTTTGCCATGAAGTACACAGGCCATCAATTCGGCGTCTACAACCCGGATCTGGGCGACGGCCGCGCCCTGCTGTTGGGGGAAGTTGAACACCAAGGCAAAAGCTGGGAATTACATCTGAAAGGCGCCGGCCAAACCCCCTATTCCCGCTTTGGCGACGGCCGCGCAGTGTTGCGCTCCACCATTCGCGAATATCTCGCCGGCGAAGCCCTAAGTGGCCTGGGCATCCGCTCTACCCGCGCGTTGAGTATCGTCGGTAGTGACGAGCCGGTAACCCGCGAGCAAATTGAAAAGGGCGCCATGTTGATCCGCGTGGCCGAAAGCCATGTACGCTTCGGTCACTTCGAATACCTGTTTTACACCAAGCAGCTGCAAGCCCAACAACAGCTTATCGGCGAGATCTGTCGGCGTTTTCTCCCCGACTCCCAAGAACTCAGTATTGGTGAACAGGCAGAGGCCATGCTGCGCTTTACCACCAGACGCAGTGCTGAACTGGTGGCGGGCTGGCAGGCGGTGGGTTTCGCCCACGGCGTATTGAATACCGACAATATGTCGATTATTGGAGACACCTTCGACTACGGCCCCTATGCCTTTCTCGATGACTACGATCCCACTTTTATCTGCAACCATTCAGACCATACCGGCCGCTACGCCTTCGAGCAGCAGCCCGGTGTAGTACTTTGGAACCTGAATGCCCTGGCCCACTCTCTCTCCGGCTTTGTCAGTGTAGAGGCACTGCGAGACTGCCTGGAGCAGTTCCAACCCCAGGTGACCGATGCCTTTGCTGCGAGGATGCGCGCCAAATTGGGGCTCACCACCGAGGAGGAGGGCGATCAGGCACTCTGCGCAGATCTACTGCAGTTGTTACAACAGGGGGAGGCAGACTATACCCTCTTCTTCCGCGCCCTATCCCGCTACCGCGGAGAGCGTCCCGCCCAAGGACTTCAGGAATGTCTCGCCGAGGCTCAGCACAGCGCCCTTGAGCAGTGGCTGGGGCACTACGATCGACGCCTGGCGCGTGAGCACAGTGATTCCTGCGCCCGCAACCGAGCCATGCTGGCGACAAACCCCAAATACCTATTGCGCAACTACTTGGCACAGAAGGTTATTGAGACCGCCGAAACCGGTGATTACCAACCCTTGCATACCCTGCGCCAGCTACTGCAGAGCCCATTTGACGAGCACTCTCAACACGAAGTCTGGGCCAGCGCTCCCCCAGAATCCGGCAAGCGTATCCCGTTGAGCTGTAGCTCTTAA
- a CDS encoding MarR family winged helix-turn-helix transcriptional regulator, whose translation MGGSGKDSATEMSFALHSAARLLRRNFDRRARDHGLSDARWQVLWHLTREQGLKQTALAGRLEMAPISLARLLDKLQGEGLVERRPDPEDRRCFRIYPTDRAQPAMALLGDLAEETRSHALDGFTAAEIGQLQTLLGRLRKNLVGEEIECD comes from the coding sequence ATGGGCGGGTCCGGAAAAGACAGCGCAACCGAGATGAGCTTTGCGCTGCATAGCGCGGCGCGCCTGTTGCGGCGTAACTTTGACCGCCGAGCACGGGATCACGGCCTCAGCGATGCCCGCTGGCAGGTGCTCTGGCATCTGACACGGGAGCAGGGACTGAAGCAAACAGCCCTTGCGGGACGCCTGGAGATGGCACCGATCAGCCTGGCGCGCCTGCTCGACAAGTTGCAGGGCGAAGGGCTGGTGGAGCGACGGCCCGATCCAGAGGATCGGCGCTGTTTTAGGATTTATCCGACCGATCGGGCACAGCCGGCTATGGCGCTGCTGGGAGACCTGGCGGAGGAGACCCGCAGTCACGCCTTGGATGGCTTTACTGCGGCGGAAATAGGACAACTGCAGACGCTGCTCGGGCGGCTGCGCAAGAATCTGGTAGGCGAAGAGATTGAATGTGACTGA
- the ppk1 gene encoding polyphosphate kinase 1, with the protein MYYKPSIPNDIPLYPKELSWLSFNERVLQEVEDETVPIIDRVRFLGIFSNNLDEFFRVRVADVRRLAAFAGAEQEKRHFAKLLGQINERVLRLQRRYARAYAKALADLDKHNIHVVRETTLTEHQRTFVEEYFHREVLPELEPFFIDDLDTMPLLNEASIYFAIFLRLKDGIQRYAAMEIPTNTLSRFVVIPPREGMREKVYIVLDNIIRACLVEVFRQVLPIRSAKAYMFKISRDAELELGEQITQNLVDRMEKSLKRRKRADPVRLAYDAEMPEVLLNMVKKKLKMGRYDTYTPGGRYHNSKDLMKFPADSGSYIYKPLLPLPTLPGKGGAFAHIRSADRLYYYPYHDFRVITNLLASAAIDPQVREIRINLYRVSKNSRVVAALINAVRNNKKVIAVVELRARFDELANIHWSKELFDAGVEVIYGVPGLKVHCKLISILRREQGKDRFYSHLGTGNFNESTARIYCDFSLLTNNQELGQDVYNVFEFIRRTRRRPVFQHIAVSPLTNRAALLGAIDREIEAAQRGDRAELFFKCNNLVDSQVVDRLYSASAAGVKVRIIVRSMCTLVCETAGLSDNIHVVSLVDKFLEHARVYIFYNGGEEVMWLSSADLMTRNLDHRVEVTFPIMNTDHRETIRKILELQWSDNQKARIVDASQSNTKIANSGKKNCRSQDAIYRYLKKQSDA; encoded by the coding sequence ATGTATTACAAACCTTCAATACCTAACGATATCCCTCTATACCCAAAAGAGTTGAGCTGGTTGTCCTTCAATGAGCGAGTGCTACAGGAAGTTGAAGACGAAACTGTACCCATTATTGATCGGGTGCGTTTCCTGGGAATTTTCTCTAACAATCTCGATGAATTTTTCCGTGTACGTGTAGCAGATGTGCGCCGTCTTGCCGCGTTCGCAGGGGCTGAACAGGAGAAAAGACATTTTGCCAAACTACTCGGGCAAATTAATGAGCGTGTACTGCGCCTGCAACGACGTTATGCACGAGCTTACGCTAAAGCACTGGCAGATCTCGATAAACACAATATCCATGTAGTTAGGGAAACCACGCTAACTGAGCACCAACGCACCTTTGTCGAAGAATATTTCCATCGGGAAGTGTTGCCAGAGCTGGAGCCTTTTTTTATTGATGACCTTGATACTATGCCGCTGCTTAATGAGGCGAGTATCTATTTTGCCATTTTTCTGCGTTTAAAAGATGGTATCCAGCGTTATGCGGCAATGGAAATTCCCACCAATACTTTATCGCGTTTTGTTGTGATTCCACCCCGTGAGGGAATGCGTGAAAAAGTATATATTGTTCTCGACAATATTATACGGGCCTGTTTGGTGGAGGTGTTTCGCCAGGTTTTGCCGATTCGCTCGGCCAAAGCGTATATGTTCAAGATTAGCCGTGATGCTGAGCTTGAATTGGGTGAGCAGATAACCCAAAACCTCGTGGACCGTATGGAGAAATCTCTCAAGAGGCGTAAGCGCGCCGATCCAGTGCGCCTTGCTTACGATGCAGAAATGCCTGAAGTGCTCCTAAATATGGTGAAGAAAAAGTTAAAAATGGGGCGCTATGATACTTATACACCCGGTGGGCGCTACCACAACTCCAAAGATCTGATGAAGTTCCCCGCAGATTCTGGGAGTTATATCTATAAGCCACTATTACCGCTGCCAACGTTACCTGGTAAGGGGGGCGCCTTTGCACATATTCGCAGTGCCGATCGGCTTTATTATTACCCTTATCATGATTTTCGCGTAATCACCAATTTGCTCGCATCTGCAGCAATTGATCCACAGGTGCGAGAAATTCGGATCAATCTCTACCGGGTTTCAAAGAATTCACGGGTGGTGGCTGCTTTGATCAATGCCGTGCGGAATAATAAAAAAGTCATTGCTGTTGTTGAGTTACGCGCGCGATTCGATGAGTTGGCAAATATCCACTGGTCGAAGGAGCTTTTCGATGCGGGGGTAGAGGTTATTTATGGTGTTCCAGGATTGAAAGTTCATTGTAAATTGATTTCTATTCTTCGTCGAGAACAGGGTAAAGATAGGTTTTACAGTCATTTGGGGACAGGTAATTTTAATGAAAGTACTGCGCGAATTTACTGTGATTTTAGTTTGTTAACTAATAATCAGGAGTTGGGCCAGGATGTCTACAATGTTTTCGAATTTATTCGGCGTACTCGACGTCGTCCGGTGTTTCAGCATATCGCAGTTTCACCCCTGACAAACCGTGCTGCGCTTTTGGGGGCAATAGATCGAGAAATTGAGGCCGCCCAAAGGGGCGATAGAGCTGAGTTGTTTTTTAAGTGTAATAACTTGGTGGATAGCCAGGTAGTGGATCGGCTTTACAGTGCAAGTGCCGCAGGAGTAAAAGTAAGAATTATTGTACGAAGTATGTGCACCTTAGTGTGTGAGACAGCGGGTCTTTCTGATAATATTCATGTTGTCAGTTTGGTGGATAAATTTCTGGAGCATGCGCGTGTTTATATATTTTATAACGGTGGAGAGGAGGTAATGTGGCTCTCTTCAGCAGATCTTATGACTCGTAATTTAGATCACCGGGTGGAAGTGACTTTTCCAATTATGAATACTGATCACCGTGAGACGATTCGAAAAATTTTGGAGCTGCAATGGAGTGATAATCAAAAAGCTCGGATTGTGGATGCGAGTCAGAGTAATACTAAAATTGCCAACTCTGGCAAAAAAAACTGTCGTTCCCAGGATGCTATATACCGCTATTTGAAGAAGCAGTCTGACGCTTGA
- a CDS encoding ABC transporter ATP-binding protein → MSKLHIENLSNDLLQKVDLAIAPGEVVCLSGPSGSGKSRLLRAIADVDPHNGQISLGNNLQEAMPGHQWRRQVMLVPAQSAWWYETVGEHFNQPMGQTLKILGFPEEATKWQVSRLSSGEKQRLALIRALSYTPQALLLDEPTANLDADTTSKVEAWLKDEISKQQYPVIWVAHNREQIQRVASRHIEIQGSCLVERELSK, encoded by the coding sequence ATGTCTAAACTACATATAGAAAATCTGAGTAACGATTTACTTCAGAAAGTAGATCTAGCTATAGCACCAGGCGAAGTTGTTTGCTTATCTGGCCCCTCAGGATCTGGTAAAAGCCGCTTACTACGTGCCATCGCCGATGTCGATCCTCACAACGGCCAGATCTCTCTTGGCAATAATTTACAAGAGGCTATGCCTGGTCACCAGTGGCGCCGCCAGGTTATGTTGGTACCGGCACAAAGTGCCTGGTGGTACGAGACGGTAGGCGAACACTTTAATCAGCCGATGGGGCAAACGTTAAAAATATTGGGGTTTCCCGAGGAGGCAACAAAGTGGCAGGTAAGCCGGCTCTCTTCTGGGGAGAAACAGCGTTTAGCGCTTATTCGTGCGCTTTCCTACACTCCACAGGCACTTTTACTGGATGAACCTACTGCCAATCTGGATGCCGATACTACGAGTAAAGTAGAAGCATGGCTTAAGGATGAAATCAGCAAGCAACAATACCCTGTCATCTGGGTGGCGCATAATAGAGAGCAAATCCAACGAGTAGCCAGCAGGCATATTGAAATTCAAGGCAGCTGTCTTGTGGAGCGGGAACTATCTAAATGA
- a CDS encoding HlyD family secretion protein, with product MTDKLHLKLKPSAMRKLGAALGLAFVALAAGWSLYGGGDIVETQNAYVKADKVSLAPEVHGVVTKVLVSANEPVFKGQLLIQIDRTAYELAVTEAEARLAQVRNDLLARRAEYAEADAALQQARKDADFYRRQLERNEKLGKVAFSEAELDSARQQLERARAQITINAEKLSSLRAELGGDPSVALEEQADLKVAQAQLDKANYQLSRTRIIAPMDGVIANTLPQVGEMATVGESLLFMVGTSGLWVEANLKETELARVRTGQQAEVTLDAYPDFEWQAQVDSMSPASGSEFSPTPPQNASGEWHKVVQRVPVRLRLYPLKDAPPLRAGMSAKVRIDTSEDAKVVSARASTDESGRVVL from the coding sequence GTGACTGACAAGCTGCACCTGAAGCTAAAGCCGAGTGCGATGCGCAAGCTGGGGGCCGCCCTGGGATTGGCGTTTGTCGCCCTGGCGGCCGGCTGGAGCCTGTATGGCGGCGGCGATATCGTCGAGACGCAAAACGCCTATGTAAAGGCGGATAAAGTTTCCCTGGCACCAGAAGTTCATGGTGTGGTGACCAAGGTGTTGGTCAGTGCCAATGAGCCGGTTTTTAAGGGCCAGTTGTTGATTCAAATTGACCGCACGGCTTATGAGCTGGCGGTGACCGAAGCTGAGGCGCGCCTGGCTCAGGTGCGCAATGATCTGCTGGCGCGCCGCGCCGAATATGCCGAGGCGGATGCCGCCCTGCAGCAGGCGCGTAAAGATGCAGACTTCTACCGACGCCAACTGGAGCGCAATGAAAAACTGGGCAAGGTGGCCTTCTCTGAAGCGGAGTTGGATAGCGCCCGCCAGCAGCTGGAGCGGGCCCGCGCGCAGATCACCATTAATGCGGAAAAGCTCTCCAGCCTGCGTGCCGAGCTGGGCGGCGACCCCAGTGTGGCCCTGGAAGAGCAGGCCGACCTCAAGGTGGCCCAGGCGCAGTTGGACAAGGCCAATTATCAACTGTCGCGTACCCGTATTATTGCACCTATGGATGGCGTGATCGCCAATACCCTGCCACAAGTCGGAGAGATGGCCACCGTCGGCGAGAGCCTTCTGTTTATGGTGGGCACCAGCGGCTTGTGGGTAGAGGCCAACCTTAAAGAAACCGAGCTGGCCAGGGTGCGCACGGGCCAGCAGGCGGAGGTGACCCTCGATGCCTACCCGGACTTTGAATGGCAGGCCCAGGTGGACAGCATGAGTCCGGCCAGTGGTAGTGAGTTTTCACCTACTCCGCCGCAGAATGCCAGCGGCGAATGGCACAAGGTGGTACAGCGGGTACCGGTGCGCTTGCGCCTCTACCCCCTCAAGGATGCGCCGCCGCTCCGTGCGGGTATGAGCGCTAAAGTGCGTATCGATACCAGTGAGGATGCCAAGGTAGTATCCGCACGCGCCTCTACCGATGAGAGTGGCAGGGTGGTTCTCTAG
- a CDS encoding antitoxin VbhA family protein produces MKTQDKRITAEFLAAQAAGSCRIEGLKVTPEEEERMRDIISGKVDAEEDIQKIVDAFKAQNTKTKE; encoded by the coding sequence ATGAAAACGCAGGATAAGCGTATCACCGCTGAATTCCTCGCTGCTCAGGCTGCGGGTTCATGCCGAATAGAAGGCCTCAAGGTGACTCCTGAAGAGGAAGAGCGAATGAGAGATATCATTTCTGGAAAAGTTGATGCGGAAGAAGATATTCAGAAAATAGTGGATGCCTTCAAAGCCCAAAATACCAAAACGAAAGAATAA
- a CDS encoding Ppx/GppA phosphatase family protein, translating into MQSPSERYVALDLGSNSFHLLLAEFRDQRMVRLHTDRAMVRLAEGLDAHRHLNPVVSERALTALTRFQPVLQKLPVDHIRVVGTNTLRAAAANADGFLEEAESILGVPVEIISGIEEARLIYSGVMAAADGPPRLRCIIDIGGGSTELVRGSESPQQLQSLEMGCVSYSRRFFADGLISENTVNHFKRAQRAARAELQGLQHIAAEAEVIGCSGSVKAVSRVLNGGEVADIVHEDIDRLAKEVAKVEHIAELELPDLDEERHPVFAAGLAILHAIFCELDIQRMEVSPYAIREGIVHDLAGRLHGGDRRASTVDAVVQHWQIDQNQVRRVNDTALKLLQQLRPEYPLEGRQRLRWAIQLHEVGLALTHSSFRKLGAYMIKHADMAGFSNGEQEHLAYLVRNQRGPIKAPKEHYGFHPSPDLLLCLRLASIIHRDRTERTLRGINLADQGDAYRLQIEREWLDSSPAIEELLYQEEQHWQSQTRPLRLLAV; encoded by the coding sequence ATGCAATCACCAAGTGAGCGCTACGTTGCGCTCGACCTCGGCTCCAACAGCTTCCACCTGTTGTTAGCGGAATTTCGCGATCAACGCATGGTACGCCTGCATACCGACCGCGCCATGGTGAGACTGGCAGAGGGGCTGGACGCCCACCGCCACCTAAACCCCGTGGTATCGGAGCGCGCCCTGACCGCTCTCACTCGCTTTCAACCTGTACTACAAAAACTACCAGTCGATCATATTCGCGTCGTCGGTACCAATACCCTGCGCGCCGCCGCGGCTAATGCCGATGGTTTTCTCGAAGAGGCCGAATCCATTCTCGGCGTGCCCGTGGAAATTATTAGCGGTATTGAGGAGGCACGCCTGATTTACAGTGGCGTAATGGCCGCCGCCGACGGCCCACCACGGCTTCGCTGCATTATCGACATCGGCGGTGGCTCCACCGAACTGGTGCGCGGCAGCGAATCCCCCCAACAGTTACAAAGCCTGGAAATGGGTTGCGTTTCCTACAGTAGACGCTTTTTTGCCGATGGCCTGATCAGTGAAAATACCGTCAACCATTTTAAGCGCGCACAGCGCGCCGCCCGCGCCGAGTTGCAAGGGTTACAACACATTGCCGCCGAGGCGGAAGTTATCGGCTGCTCTGGCAGCGTGAAGGCGGTTTCACGGGTACTGAATGGAGGAGAGGTGGCGGATATCGTGCACGAGGATATCGACCGTCTCGCCAAAGAAGTTGCCAAGGTGGAGCATATCGCCGAACTGGAGCTGCCCGATCTCGACGAGGAGCGGCACCCGGTATTCGCCGCCGGCCTGGCAATCCTGCACGCCATCTTCTGTGAATTGGATATCCAGCGCATGGAGGTTTCGCCCTATGCCATTCGCGAGGGCATAGTGCATGACCTGGCGGGGCGGCTGCACGGTGGCGATCGCCGTGCCAGTACTGTAGACGCTGTGGTACAGCACTGGCAGATTGACCAGAACCAAGTGCGTCGAGTGAACGACACCGCCCTCAAACTATTGCAGCAATTGCGCCCCGAATACCCGCTGGAAGGAAGGCAACGACTGCGCTGGGCCATCCAGCTACATGAAGTGGGGCTGGCACTCACCCACAGCAGCTTTCGCAAGCTCGGTGCTTATATGATCAAGCATGCAGATATGGCTGGATTCTCCAACGGCGAACAGGAGCACCTGGCCTACCTAGTGCGCAACCAGCGCGGTCCAATCAAAGCACCAAAAGAGCACTACGGTTTCCACCCAAGCCCAGATTTACTGCTGTGTCTGCGCCTTGCCAGCATTATTCATCGCGACCGCACAGAGCGCACTTTGCGGGGAATCAACTTGGCAGACCAGGGAGATGCCTATCGCTTGCAAATTGAGCGTGAATGGCTGGATAGCAGCCCGGCGATAGAGGAATTGCTTTACCAGGAGGAGCAGCACTGGCAATCACAGACACGCCCTCTACGCCTACTTGCGGTATAA